One Bombina bombina isolate aBomBom1 chromosome 5, aBomBom1.pri, whole genome shotgun sequence DNA segment encodes these proteins:
- the LOC128660071 gene encoding zinc finger protein 189, translating into MFSVVIVKFPVSFDEVAVYFSEDEWQYLEDWQKDLYKEVMQDNLEAVLSLEDFFRVKEESDPDGFSVKPEPADEYEISNGTSCIEFDSTAYNILEKLSYICSECKEQVDSWSLLIAHKKLHLHARNQELDSSEMIPARQQIYNIQNFISPCNRIEQALYSQTLHQNMYPEQSLHSYVKCNRGFIGRSRLDAHINPHMNMTNLHSGLLRHPVAEVNGGPLIYAQSDKPYSHRSVPMEHQKNNVAGQFYSCKDCGKSFFKKSSLFFHQQTHTREKTFPHTNCVKNGSQRFKPAINLRERPCDSTIQAIYEPGFLYKPVLFNHEKQTDYRNTTSSRKFHSIPKNDSPKYANPLTVPPLSLLRSVCQESVSQSSPPFYVASPSPPLPLLPPLIIENQYIERVVKALPHLNNTIDNHEMNRQYRVTLDHNGEQVANPFKCGQCKRAFFHWSELVEHQKSHNELQNTCCKCNKSFIGRSTLPHHQKTYTIERPYSCMACGKRFSQRFRFLLHQRLHKEHGPYKCTECNKTFQYGAGLLRHQRCVLCVRKQIARGCPVDGLKKAPRPSPKNTYVNLPSRPPGILSSLCTSLFFGLSRREKRHPLLQNFQCSQCKQNFVEFAQLREHQRSHRERQMTKEYGKTFMRRNILSLHQRLQSEEKTSAYKECKKQSNLQNTELHQGSDGGDRPRTHIQCDKPFSYEDAWINSRINARSLKNPSCRSQILKIKHPPGRKATSDPLITKVSAGFSCPLVSKSRNLLSPPSSFIPVLPPPLIPIIMGSACFEGTTDSSWLKEDRLVDFVGKSSTNNQIPHISQTANTGDNQLKCYYCKKSFSHWIQFMEHQKTCPVAQCKHADCDKNVNNTSQLFPNQTSHRADKPYVCIKCNKRFSQKFSLFIHQRIHNREKPFKCIKCAKSFRYQSDLHNHNKYGLCL; encoded by the exons TTCCCTGTGTCCTTTGATGAAGTTGCTGTGTATTTCTCAGAAGATGAGTGGCAATATCTGGAGGATTGGCAGAAGGATCTGTACAAAGAAGTCATGCAGGACAATCTAGAGGCTGTGCTTTCATTGG AGGACTTTTTTAGGGTAAAAGAGGAAAGTGATCCTGATGGATTTTCTGTCAAGCCGGAGCCAGCGGATGAATACGAGATCTCTAATGGAACATCTTGTATTGAGTTTGACAGCACAGCCTATAATATATTAGAGAAGTTATCTTATATATGTTCAGAATGTAAAGAACAGGTGGACAGTTGGTCTCTCCTTATTGCACACAAAAAACTTCACCTTCATGCTAGAAACCAGGAGCTGGATTCAAGTGAGATGATTCCAGCACGGCAGCAAATATACAATATCCAAAACTTTATTAGTCCATGCAATCGTATTGAACAGGCCTTATATAGTCAGACATTGCATCAGAATATGTACCCTGAGCAGAGTTTGCACTCATACGTAAAATGTAACAGAGGTTTTATTGGAAGATCTCGGCTGGATGCCCACATAAACCCCCACATGAATATGACTAATCTGCACTCAGGGCTGCTCCGTCATCCAGTGGCAGAAGTAAACGGTGGACCGTTGATATATGCGCAGTCTGACAAACCATATTCTCACCGCTCTGTTCCAATGGAGCATCAGAAAAACAATGTAGCGGGCCAGTTCTATTCTTGCAAAGATTGTGGGAAGAGCTTCTTTAAAAAGTCCTCACTTTTTTTTCACCAGCAAACACACACCAGAGAAAAGACCTTTCCACATACCAACTGTGTGAAAAACGGTAGCCAGAGGTTTAAGCCGGCCATTAACCTGAGAGAACGGCCCTGTGATAGCACCATACAAGCCATATATGAGCCAGGCTTCCTATACAAGCCAGTTCTCTTTAATCATGAAAAACAAACAGATTATAGAAATACTACATCCAGTAGAAAATTTCATTCTATTCCAAAAAATGACAGTCCTAAGTATGCTAACCCTTTGACTGTTCCTCCATTGTCCTTGCTTCGTTCTGTCTGCCAGGAATCTGTCAGTCAATCATCTCCCCCCTTTTACGTGGCTTCACCGTCTCCACCTCTGCCATTGTTGCCTCCCTTAATAATCGAGAACCAGTATATAGAGAGAGTAGTCAAAGCATTGCCTCATTTAAACAACACTATAGATAACCATGAAATGAATAGACAATACCGAGTTACTCTTGATCACAATGGAGAGCAAGTGGCAAATCCATTTAAATGTGGCCAGTGCAAGAGAGCTTTTTTTCACTGGAGTGAGCTAGTGGAGCACCAGAAATCGCACAATGAATTACAGAATACATGCTGCAAGTGTAATAAAAGCTTTATTGGAAGGTCCACACTCCCCCATCACCAAAAAACATACACAATAGAGAGACCTTATTCATGCATGGCGTGTGGAAAGAGATTTAGCCAGCGTTTCAGATTTCTACTTCATCAGCGTCTTCACAAAGAACATGGCCCCTATAAATGTACGGAGTGCAATAAAACCTTTCAATATGGAGCAGGTCTCCTCAGACATCAGAGATGTGTACTGTGTGTACGGAAACAAATTGCTAGAGGTTGTCCTGTTGACGGTCTAAAAAAGGCACCAAGGCCTTCCCCAAAAAATACCTATGTTAATCTTCCATCTAGGCCTCCTGGAATTCTTTCATCTTTGTGTACTTCTTTGTTTTTTGGTTTGTCTAGAAGAGAAAAAAGACACCCACTGTTACAAAATTTTCAGTGTTCTCAATGTAAACAAAATTTTGTTGAATTTGCTCAACTTAGAGAACATCAGAGATCACACAGAGAAAGACAAATGACCAAAGAATATGGTAAAACATTCATGAGGAGGAACATACTCAGTCTACACCAAAGATTACAAAGTGAGGAGAAAACATCAGCCTACAAGGAATGCAAAAAGCAAAGTAACCTCCAAAACACTGAGCTTCACCAGGGCAGTGATGGTGGAGATAGACCCCGTACACACATCCAATGCGATAAACCGTTTTCGTATGAGGATGCGTGGATTAATAGTCGGATAAATGCAAGATCATTGAAAAATCCTTCCTGTAGATCTCAAATATTGAAAATAAAGCATCCTCCTGGCCGTAAAGCAACATCTGACCCCCTTATCACCAAAGTTTCTGCTGGTTTCTCTTGTCCTCTTGTCTCTAAATCACGCAATCTTCTGTCTCCTCCTTCCTCTTTCATACCTGTGCTGCCCCCTCCACTCATTCCCATAATCATGGGCAGCGCATGTTTTGAGGGCACAACTGATTCTAGTTGGTTGAAGGAAGACAGGCTTGTTGACTTTGTTGGCAAGTCAAGTACCAATAATCAGATACCACATATAAGCCAAACAGCAAACACAGGAGATAATCAGTTGAAATGTTATTACTGTAAAAAATCTTTCTCTCATTGGATTCAGTTTATGGAACACCAGAAAACTTGCCCAGTGGCACAATGTAAACATGCAGACTGTGACAAGAACGTTAATAACACGTCTCAGCTTTTTCCTAATCAAACAAGTCATAGAGCAGATAAGCCATATGTCTGTATTAAATGCAATAAGCGGTTCAGTCAGAAGTTCAGTTTGTTTATACATCAGAGAATTCACAATAGGGAGAAGCCTTTTAAGTGTATAAAGTGTGCCAAATCCTTCCGGTATCAGTCAGATCTTCACAATCACAACAAATATGGGCTTTGTTTGTAA